One window of Ziziphus jujuba cultivar Dongzao chromosome 5, ASM3175591v1 genomic DNA carries:
- the LOC107422578 gene encoding GDSL esterase/lipase At5g42170-like isoform X1 yields MITLSPFFIFLLVSAWSADALVQLRRNVSIPAVFVFGDSTVDTGNNNNLITLAKSNFPPYGRDFMGGIATGRFSNGKLPSDLIVEELGIKELLPAYLDPNLKLNNFPTGVNFASSASGFDPLTSKLLLVLPLSEQLELFKEYIGKLKMYVGENRTTTILSNSLFLVSTGTDDIANTYFHTPMRIWKYNTYAYTDLLVSYASAFLQELFAVGARRIGIISAPPIGCLPSQRTLGGGIERKCVEKYNQVAKLFNRKLMAELERLDNNNVVQARVAYMDAYNPLMDIFENHEKYGFEVANRGCCGTGLFESAFLCNRWSPFTCKNVSRYVFWDSYHPTETTYKIIVPPLIHKCINSLFGSHSSY; encoded by the exons atgatcaCTCTTTCccctttctttattttccttctcGTTTCTGCATGGTCAGCCGATGCTCTTGTACAGCTACGGCGGAATGTATCGATACCGGCAGTTTTTGTGTTTGGAGATTCAACGGTGGATACAGGCAACAATAACAATCTGATAACACTTGCTAAATCCAATTTCCCTCCATACGGCCGGGATTTTATGGGAGGAATAGCAACTGGAAGATTTAGCAATGGAAAGCTACCCTCGGATTTAAttg TGGAGGAGCTTGGAATCAAAGAATTGTTGCCCGCATATCTTGATCCAAATCTGAAACTCAATAACTTTCCTACAGGAGTAAATTTTGCTTCCAGTGCTTCAGGATTCGATCCTTTAACATCTAAGCTGTTG TTGGTACTGCCATTATCTGAACAGTTAGAACTGTTCAAAGAATACATAGGGAAGTTGAAAATGTACGTTGGGGAAAACAGAACAACCACCATTCTAAGCAACAGCCTATTCCTAGTCTCAACAGGCACCGACGACATTGCCAATACCTATTTTCATACTCCTATGCGGATCTGGAAATACAATACGTACGCTTACACCGATCTTCTGGTCAGTTATGCTTCAGCATTTTTGCAG GAACTATTTGCAGTGGGGGCTCGGAGGATTGGAATTATAAGTGCACCGCCAATCGGTTGTTTGCCATCGCAGAGAACTTTAGGTGGAGGGATAGAGAGAAAGTGTGTTGAGAAATACAACCAAGTGGCAAAGCTTTTCAATAGGAAGCTAATGGCAGAGCTAGAGCGGCTTGACAACAACAACGTTGTCCAGGCCAGAGTGGCTTATATGGATGCGTATAATCCTTTGATGGATATATTTGAAAACCATGAAAAATACG GATTTGAAGTTGCAAATAGAGGATGTTGTGGTACAGGCCTGTTTGAGTCTGCCTTCTTATGCAATCGGTGGAGTCCGTTTACTTGTAAAAATGTATCGAGGTATGTGTTTTGGGATAGTTACCATCCAACAGAAACAACTTACAAGATCATAGTCCCTCCGCTCATCCATAAATGCATCAACTCCCTCTTTGGCAGCCATTCATCCTATTAA
- the LOC107422578 gene encoding GDSL esterase/lipase At5g42170-like isoform X4 — translation MITLSPFFIFLLVSAWSADALVQLRRNVSIPAVFVFGDSTVDTGNNNNLITLAKSNFPPYGRDFMGGIATGRFSNGKLPSDLIGVNFASSASGFDPLTSKLLLELFKEYIGKLKMYVGENRTTTILSNSLFLVSTGTDDIANTYFHTPMRIWKYNTYAYTDLLVSYASAFLQELFAVGARRIGIISAPPIGCLPSQRTLGGGIERKCVEKYNQVAKLFNRKLMAELERLDNNNVVQARVAYMDAYNPLMDIFENHEKYGFEVANRGCCGTGLFESAFLCNRWSPFTCKNVSRYVFWDSYHPTETTYKIIVPPLIHKCINSLFGSHSSY, via the exons atgatcaCTCTTTCccctttctttattttccttctcGTTTCTGCATGGTCAGCCGATGCTCTTGTACAGCTACGGCGGAATGTATCGATACCGGCAGTTTTTGTGTTTGGAGATTCAACGGTGGATACAGGCAACAATAACAATCTGATAACACTTGCTAAATCCAATTTCCCTCCATACGGCCGGGATTTTATGGGAGGAATAGCAACTGGAAGATTTAGCAATGGAAAGCTACCCTCGGATTTAAttg GAGTAAATTTTGCTTCCAGTGCTTCAGGATTCGATCCTTTAACATCTAAGCTGTTG TTAGAACTGTTCAAAGAATACATAGGGAAGTTGAAAATGTACGTTGGGGAAAACAGAACAACCACCATTCTAAGCAACAGCCTATTCCTAGTCTCAACAGGCACCGACGACATTGCCAATACCTATTTTCATACTCCTATGCGGATCTGGAAATACAATACGTACGCTTACACCGATCTTCTGGTCAGTTATGCTTCAGCATTTTTGCAG GAACTATTTGCAGTGGGGGCTCGGAGGATTGGAATTATAAGTGCACCGCCAATCGGTTGTTTGCCATCGCAGAGAACTTTAGGTGGAGGGATAGAGAGAAAGTGTGTTGAGAAATACAACCAAGTGGCAAAGCTTTTCAATAGGAAGCTAATGGCAGAGCTAGAGCGGCTTGACAACAACAACGTTGTCCAGGCCAGAGTGGCTTATATGGATGCGTATAATCCTTTGATGGATATATTTGAAAACCATGAAAAATACG GATTTGAAGTTGCAAATAGAGGATGTTGTGGTACAGGCCTGTTTGAGTCTGCCTTCTTATGCAATCGGTGGAGTCCGTTTACTTGTAAAAATGTATCGAGGTATGTGTTTTGGGATAGTTACCATCCAACAGAAACAACTTACAAGATCATAGTCCCTCCGCTCATCCATAAATGCATCAACTCCCTCTTTGGCAGCCATTCATCCTATTAA
- the LOC107422578 gene encoding GDSL esterase/lipase At5g42170-like isoform X2: MITLSPFFIFLLVSAWSADALVQLRRNVSIPAVFVFGDSTVDTGNNNNLITLAKSNFPPYGRDFMGGIATGRFSNGKLPSDLIVEELGIKELLPAYLDPNLKLNNFPTGVNFASSASGFDPLTSKLLLELFKEYIGKLKMYVGENRTTTILSNSLFLVSTGTDDIANTYFHTPMRIWKYNTYAYTDLLVSYASAFLQELFAVGARRIGIISAPPIGCLPSQRTLGGGIERKCVEKYNQVAKLFNRKLMAELERLDNNNVVQARVAYMDAYNPLMDIFENHEKYGFEVANRGCCGTGLFESAFLCNRWSPFTCKNVSRYVFWDSYHPTETTYKIIVPPLIHKCINSLFGSHSSY, from the exons atgatcaCTCTTTCccctttctttattttccttctcGTTTCTGCATGGTCAGCCGATGCTCTTGTACAGCTACGGCGGAATGTATCGATACCGGCAGTTTTTGTGTTTGGAGATTCAACGGTGGATACAGGCAACAATAACAATCTGATAACACTTGCTAAATCCAATTTCCCTCCATACGGCCGGGATTTTATGGGAGGAATAGCAACTGGAAGATTTAGCAATGGAAAGCTACCCTCGGATTTAAttg TGGAGGAGCTTGGAATCAAAGAATTGTTGCCCGCATATCTTGATCCAAATCTGAAACTCAATAACTTTCCTACAGGAGTAAATTTTGCTTCCAGTGCTTCAGGATTCGATCCTTTAACATCTAAGCTGTTG TTAGAACTGTTCAAAGAATACATAGGGAAGTTGAAAATGTACGTTGGGGAAAACAGAACAACCACCATTCTAAGCAACAGCCTATTCCTAGTCTCAACAGGCACCGACGACATTGCCAATACCTATTTTCATACTCCTATGCGGATCTGGAAATACAATACGTACGCTTACACCGATCTTCTGGTCAGTTATGCTTCAGCATTTTTGCAG GAACTATTTGCAGTGGGGGCTCGGAGGATTGGAATTATAAGTGCACCGCCAATCGGTTGTTTGCCATCGCAGAGAACTTTAGGTGGAGGGATAGAGAGAAAGTGTGTTGAGAAATACAACCAAGTGGCAAAGCTTTTCAATAGGAAGCTAATGGCAGAGCTAGAGCGGCTTGACAACAACAACGTTGTCCAGGCCAGAGTGGCTTATATGGATGCGTATAATCCTTTGATGGATATATTTGAAAACCATGAAAAATACG GATTTGAAGTTGCAAATAGAGGATGTTGTGGTACAGGCCTGTTTGAGTCTGCCTTCTTATGCAATCGGTGGAGTCCGTTTACTTGTAAAAATGTATCGAGGTATGTGTTTTGGGATAGTTACCATCCAACAGAAACAACTTACAAGATCATAGTCCCTCCGCTCATCCATAAATGCATCAACTCCCTCTTTGGCAGCCATTCATCCTATTAA
- the LOC107422578 gene encoding GDSL esterase/lipase At5g42170-like isoform X3 encodes MITLSPFFIFLLVSAWSADALVQLRRNVSIPAVFVFGDSTVDTGNNNNLITLAKSNFPPYGRDFMGGIATGRFSNGKLPSDLIGVNFASSASGFDPLTSKLLLVLPLSEQLELFKEYIGKLKMYVGENRTTTILSNSLFLVSTGTDDIANTYFHTPMRIWKYNTYAYTDLLVSYASAFLQELFAVGARRIGIISAPPIGCLPSQRTLGGGIERKCVEKYNQVAKLFNRKLMAELERLDNNNVVQARVAYMDAYNPLMDIFENHEKYGFEVANRGCCGTGLFESAFLCNRWSPFTCKNVSRYVFWDSYHPTETTYKIIVPPLIHKCINSLFGSHSSY; translated from the exons atgatcaCTCTTTCccctttctttattttccttctcGTTTCTGCATGGTCAGCCGATGCTCTTGTACAGCTACGGCGGAATGTATCGATACCGGCAGTTTTTGTGTTTGGAGATTCAACGGTGGATACAGGCAACAATAACAATCTGATAACACTTGCTAAATCCAATTTCCCTCCATACGGCCGGGATTTTATGGGAGGAATAGCAACTGGAAGATTTAGCAATGGAAAGCTACCCTCGGATTTAAttg GAGTAAATTTTGCTTCCAGTGCTTCAGGATTCGATCCTTTAACATCTAAGCTGTTG TTGGTACTGCCATTATCTGAACAGTTAGAACTGTTCAAAGAATACATAGGGAAGTTGAAAATGTACGTTGGGGAAAACAGAACAACCACCATTCTAAGCAACAGCCTATTCCTAGTCTCAACAGGCACCGACGACATTGCCAATACCTATTTTCATACTCCTATGCGGATCTGGAAATACAATACGTACGCTTACACCGATCTTCTGGTCAGTTATGCTTCAGCATTTTTGCAG GAACTATTTGCAGTGGGGGCTCGGAGGATTGGAATTATAAGTGCACCGCCAATCGGTTGTTTGCCATCGCAGAGAACTTTAGGTGGAGGGATAGAGAGAAAGTGTGTTGAGAAATACAACCAAGTGGCAAAGCTTTTCAATAGGAAGCTAATGGCAGAGCTAGAGCGGCTTGACAACAACAACGTTGTCCAGGCCAGAGTGGCTTATATGGATGCGTATAATCCTTTGATGGATATATTTGAAAACCATGAAAAATACG GATTTGAAGTTGCAAATAGAGGATGTTGTGGTACAGGCCTGTTTGAGTCTGCCTTCTTATGCAATCGGTGGAGTCCGTTTACTTGTAAAAATGTATCGAGGTATGTGTTTTGGGATAGTTACCATCCAACAGAAACAACTTACAAGATCATAGTCCCTCCGCTCATCCATAAATGCATCAACTCCCTCTTTGGCAGCCATTCATCCTATTAA